In Mycetocola zhujimingii, one DNA window encodes the following:
- a CDS encoding amino acid ABC transporter permease, whose protein sequence is MDSDTEPIKAVKLRHPIRTTFAVLILLLLAAFIWDAANREAYQWPLVGQYLFDRRISQAALITLALTILSMILAIVMGLVLAVMRLSENPVLKAVSWVYLWLFRGTPVYVQLVFWGLLGTIYRSVTIGVPFTDIEFFTVSPFSAIDLFWLAVLGLAFNEAAYMAEIVRGGILSVPRGQDEAARALGMSWRQTMLRIVVPQSMRVIIPPTGNEVISMLKTTSLVTALGFSLELYARTRAISAQIYATVPLLIVASIWYLLVTSILMVGQHYLEKYYGRGVAPQRAQDADPTDPDASAGPGPDDAVDGRANADQVPPPKREHL, encoded by the coding sequence ATGGATTCTGATACCGAACCAATCAAAGCGGTCAAGCTTCGCCACCCGATTCGGACGACGTTCGCCGTCCTGATCCTGCTGTTGCTCGCTGCGTTCATCTGGGATGCCGCGAACCGGGAGGCCTACCAGTGGCCGCTCGTCGGGCAGTACCTGTTTGATCGCCGCATCAGCCAGGCTGCGCTCATCACGCTCGCCCTGACCATCCTCTCGATGATCCTCGCGATCGTGATGGGACTCGTCCTCGCCGTCATGCGGTTGAGCGAGAACCCCGTGCTCAAGGCCGTCTCCTGGGTCTACCTGTGGCTGTTCCGCGGTACCCCGGTCTACGTGCAGCTCGTGTTCTGGGGACTGCTCGGCACCATTTACCGATCGGTGACCATCGGGGTCCCCTTCACCGACATCGAGTTCTTCACCGTTTCCCCGTTCTCGGCGATCGACCTGTTCTGGCTCGCCGTTCTCGGCCTCGCCTTCAACGAAGCCGCGTACATGGCCGAAATCGTGCGCGGCGGCATCCTGAGCGTCCCTCGCGGCCAGGACGAGGCGGCGCGAGCGCTCGGAATGAGCTGGCGTCAGACCATGCTCAGGATCGTCGTCCCGCAGTCGATGCGTGTCATCATCCCGCCGACGGGCAACGAGGTGATCTCGATGCTGAAGACGACCTCGCTCGTGACAGCGCTCGGGTTCTCGCTCGAGCTGTACGCTCGCACCCGCGCCATCTCGGCACAGATCTATGCGACGGTTCCGCTGCTCATCGTTGCGAGCATCTGGTACCTGCTCGTGACGAGCATCCTCATGGTTGGCCAGCACTACCTGGAGAAGTACTACGGCAGGGGTGTCGCGCCGCAACGCGCCCAGGATGCGGATCCGACCGATCCTGACGCCTCAGCTGGTCCGGGTCCGGACGACGCCGTCGATGGGCGGGCGAATGCCGACCAAGTTCCGCCACCGAAGAGAGAACACCTATGA
- a CDS encoding ABC transporter substrate-binding protein: MRTQSLVAPLALAASVALVLTGCVNNEEAPSGESTAGSSVTADEALVALVPEDIASAGVLTIGVDASYAPNEFEADDGSVTGWDAQLAEAVAAKLGLEVEWEKSLFDAILPKVAGGTLDLGWSSFTDNAERQAQVDFVDYYNAGLQFAKTPDAADVTEFCGVTVAIQASTTSEQFLQDASDACVADGKEPVDMLKSDNQDEATNNAVLGRADYLLGDSPIVQYGVAQSDDKLVLSGDVFDAAPYGVVIEKGGDLVEPIQAAMQSLMDDGTYLEILTEWGVEDGAISEATINAG; the protein is encoded by the coding sequence ATGCGCACTCAATCCCTTGTCGCACCCCTGGCACTCGCGGCATCCGTCGCGCTCGTGCTCACCGGTTGCGTGAATAACGAAGAAGCGCCGAGCGGTGAGTCGACCGCCGGCAGTTCCGTCACCGCCGATGAAGCGCTCGTCGCTCTCGTGCCCGAGGATATTGCCTCCGCGGGAGTCCTGACCATCGGCGTTGACGCCAGCTACGCGCCCAACGAATTCGAAGCAGACGACGGGTCGGTCACCGGCTGGGACGCCCAGCTGGCCGAAGCAGTCGCGGCAAAGCTTGGCCTCGAGGTCGAGTGGGAGAAGTCCCTCTTCGACGCCATCCTGCCCAAGGTCGCCGGCGGCACGCTCGATCTCGGCTGGTCAAGCTTCACCGACAATGCCGAGCGCCAGGCACAGGTCGACTTCGTCGACTACTACAACGCGGGCCTCCAGTTCGCGAAGACTCCGGATGCCGCTGACGTCACCGAATTCTGCGGCGTCACCGTCGCCATCCAGGCCTCGACGACATCGGAGCAGTTCCTCCAGGATGCCAGCGACGCGTGCGTCGCCGACGGTAAGGAACCCGTTGACATGCTGAAGTCCGACAACCAGGACGAGGCGACCAACAACGCTGTCCTCGGTCGGGCCGACTACCTCCTCGGTGACTCACCGATCGTGCAGTACGGTGTTGCGCAGTCGGACGACAAGCTCGTGCTGAGCGGAGACGTCTTCGACGCTGCCCCATACGGCGTCGTCATCGAAAAGGGCGGCGACCTCGTCGAGCCGATCCAGGCCGCGATGCAGTCGCTCATGGATGACGGCACCTACCTCGAGATCCTCACCGAGTGGGGCGTCGAAGACGGCGCCATCTCCGAGGCAACGATCAACGCAGGCTGA
- a CDS encoding DUF2255 family protein yields MTAWTADELSTLATADELQITSRRADGTLRPYVTIWVVRAGDGVYVRSAYGATNPWYVRAKASGSGRIRAGELEKDVRFEPADRSVAPDVDAAYHAKYDRYGPRIVNTVVGPEAPETTLEVLPAG; encoded by the coding sequence ATGACTGCATGGACCGCTGACGAATTGTCCACGCTGGCGACTGCTGACGAACTTCAGATCACGTCGAGGCGCGCTGACGGCACTCTCCGACCGTACGTGACGATCTGGGTGGTTCGAGCCGGCGACGGCGTCTACGTCCGTTCGGCCTATGGCGCCACAAATCCCTGGTACGTGCGGGCGAAGGCGAGCGGTTCCGGTCGGATCCGCGCCGGCGAACTGGAGAAGGATGTTCGCTTCGAGCCTGCCGACCGGTCTGTCGCCCCTGACGTTGATGCCGCCTACCACGCCAAGTACGACAGGTACGGGCCACGCATCGTAAACACCGTCGTGGGCCCTGAGGCTCCCGAGACCACGCTCGAGGTGCTGCCCGCTGGCTGA
- a CDS encoding M23 family metallopeptidase: MVEEVPRSRAIPGARPRGRETDDLPGRRGVDDASAARMSRRAGRVMSADQDQGARASLPEAERHRSIFRSHSHRAAHALPRAREQQARRLQNRGDARHARPARAHGGGLRTAFAVMLALPGLFLTAALPYQGASPAAAGGTDGLNDTGLQSFTVSAGTRPDIERDLYSATSMEELTAARAAAAAVLAAAEAEAEAAEAEAAALAALEARDEYNADADSPGAKSRPTDSDTYFDLDDSELTEFLLGRSGTWVRPVEAPVSSPYGPRHIICNAAGCSNSFHDGVDFGAGCGTPVEAVSAGRVVFVGDAGAYGNRVIVDHGGGIESIYGHLSGGSFAVEVGDLIEAGTVVAEVGVTGVVSGCHLDLKIRVEGEYGSPVAYLAARGVTV; encoded by the coding sequence ATGGTGGAGGAAGTTCCTCGTTCACGGGCGATCCCCGGGGCGCGACCCCGCGGGCGTGAGACTGACGACCTGCCCGGCAGGCGGGGTGTCGACGATGCGAGCGCAGCGCGGATGAGCAGGCGGGCCGGTCGCGTGATGAGCGCGGACCAGGACCAGGGAGCGAGAGCGTCGCTCCCTGAAGCGGAGCGCCACCGGTCCATCTTCAGGTCGCACTCACACCGGGCGGCCCACGCCCTGCCTCGGGCGCGCGAGCAGCAGGCGCGTCGGTTGCAGAACCGCGGCGACGCTCGGCACGCCAGGCCGGCGAGAGCGCACGGCGGCGGACTCCGAACGGCGTTCGCCGTGATGCTCGCCCTGCCCGGTCTCTTCTTGACCGCCGCTCTCCCGTACCAGGGGGCTTCGCCAGCCGCAGCGGGTGGAACCGACGGCCTGAACGACACCGGGCTGCAGTCCTTCACCGTTTCCGCCGGGACGCGGCCGGACATCGAGCGCGATCTCTACTCGGCCACGAGCATGGAGGAACTGACCGCGGCACGCGCGGCCGCAGCGGCTGTGCTTGCCGCGGCCGAAGCAGAAGCTGAGGCAGCGGAGGCTGAAGCGGCGGCACTCGCAGCGCTCGAGGCGCGGGATGAGTACAACGCGGACGCTGATTCGCCCGGCGCGAAGTCACGCCCGACCGACTCGGACACGTACTTCGACCTCGACGACAGCGAATTGACAGAGTTTCTCCTCGGCAGGTCGGGTACTTGGGTGCGACCCGTCGAGGCGCCGGTGTCTTCGCCGTATGGGCCCCGTCACATCATCTGCAACGCCGCTGGGTGTTCCAACTCCTTTCACGACGGTGTTGACTTCGGTGCGGGCTGCGGAACCCCGGTGGAGGCGGTTTCGGCCGGACGGGTGGTCTTTGTCGGCGACGCCGGCGCGTATGGGAACCGGGTTATCGTCGACCACGGCGGTGGCATCGAGTCGATCTACGGACACCTCAGTGGCGGGTCGTTCGCGGTGGAGGTGGGTGACCTCATCGAGGCTGGCACTGTTGTCGCGGAGGTGGGAGTGACCGGGGTCGTCTCCGGTTGCCACCTCGACCTCAAGATCCGGGTCGAGGGTGAATACGGTTCGCCCGTGGCTTATCTCGCTGCGCGCGGAGTGACTGTGTAA
- a CDS encoding serine hydrolase domain-containing protein, with translation MTTKWTGDAELVDAVDGAFRSSAAAVAVVAPHREMIATVGSDLYSSFEIGSISKALTGMLYRDATESGLISPSTVLRDLLPLDGHGEVGSVTLSSLAIHRSGLPGLPPGMHPLRRNMRFLTRGDNPYGDSLTELLEQTRDVRLGTPRTRYSNLGFQLLGHAVANAAGGTYGRLLRDVMGAGFSTPANADDLGPMDLRGSSRFGRPVPAWVGEALAPAGGIRASITTMRDFLRAVLDGTTRGLTALDPVAEFTPRVSIGAGWITLRYKDRDITWHNGSTGGFSSWIGVDRDAGTGVVVLSAAHSSVDRQGFRLLTEFTTPGTAPPPPAITGGSA, from the coding sequence GTGACCACGAAATGGACGGGGGATGCCGAGCTTGTGGACGCTGTGGATGGAGCATTTCGCTCCTCTGCGGCAGCCGTGGCGGTTGTTGCCCCTCATCGCGAGATGATCGCGACGGTGGGCTCCGACCTTTACTCGTCCTTCGAGATTGGCTCGATCTCCAAGGCGCTCACGGGCATGCTGTACCGGGATGCGACAGAGTCAGGCCTTATTTCGCCGTCGACAGTCCTGCGTGATCTGCTGCCACTCGATGGCCACGGAGAAGTCGGCTCCGTAACGCTCAGCTCCCTGGCCATTCACCGCTCCGGCCTTCCTGGCTTGCCTCCAGGGATGCATCCCCTTCGCCGAAATATGAGATTTCTCACCCGCGGAGACAACCCTTACGGCGATTCGCTAACGGAGTTGCTCGAGCAGACCCGCGACGTGCGCCTTGGCACCCCTCGGACCAGATACTCGAACCTCGGTTTCCAGTTGCTCGGGCACGCTGTGGCGAACGCAGCCGGAGGTACCTACGGACGACTTCTGCGCGACGTCATGGGTGCTGGGTTCTCCACTCCAGCAAACGCCGACGACCTGGGACCCATGGACCTGAGGGGATCCAGCCGATTCGGACGCCCCGTGCCCGCATGGGTGGGTGAAGCCCTCGCTCCCGCGGGTGGCATCCGCGCCAGCATAACCACCATGCGGGACTTTCTTCGCGCGGTCCTCGACGGGACAACTCGGGGTCTCACCGCACTCGACCCGGTCGCGGAATTCACGCCCCGCGTCAGTATTGGCGCGGGGTGGATCACGCTCAGGTACAAGGACCGCGACATCACGTGGCACAACGGCAGCACCGGCGGGTTTAGCAGCTGGATAGGGGTCGACCGAGACGCCGGCACCGGAGTCGTTGTGCTCTCAGCGGCTCACAGCTCCGTGGACAGACAGGGGTTTCGGCTGCTTACGGAGTTCACAACACCCGGAACGGCGCCCCCGCCACCCGCGATCACGGGCGGATCAGCATGA
- a CDS encoding transcriptional regulator produces the protein METERMKTLVGSMDGKGPVEALRVVAELHREVARTEAGLVRSARQAGLSWEAIAQGLGVSKQAVHRKYGKR, from the coding sequence ATGGAGACCGAGAGGATGAAGACCCTTGTTGGATCAATGGACGGCAAGGGGCCAGTCGAGGCCTTGCGAGTCGTCGCTGAGCTGCATCGGGAAGTAGCTCGCACAGAGGCAGGCCTGGTCCGAAGCGCTCGCCAGGCCGGGTTATCGTGGGAGGCCATTGCCCAGGGGCTCGGCGTGAGCAAGCAGGCGGTCCACCGGAAGTACGGCAAACGATAG
- the nrdF gene encoding class 1b ribonucleoside-diphosphate reductase subunit beta, whose product MIEKLKLVDHVQAINWNKIEDEKDVEVWNRLVNNFWLPEKVPLSNDIQSWNTLTPEEQQLTMRVFTGLTLLDTIQGTVGAVSLIPDAVTPHEEAVYTNIAFMESVHAKSYSSIFSTLCSTKEIDEAFRWSVENENLQKKAAIVMDYYTGDDPLKRKVASTLLESFLFYWGFYLPMYWSSRAKLTNTADLIRLIIRDEAVHGYYIGYKFQKGLEKETEERRQEIKDYTFNLLFELYDNEVQYTQDLYDGVGLTEDVKKFLHYNANKALMNLGYEPMFPKTVTDVNPAILSALSPNADENHDFFSGSGSSYVIGKAVVTEDEDWDF is encoded by the coding sequence ATGATTGAGAAGCTCAAGCTGGTCGACCATGTCCAGGCGATCAACTGGAACAAGATCGAAGACGAGAAGGATGTCGAGGTCTGGAACCGGCTCGTCAACAACTTCTGGCTGCCGGAGAAGGTACCGCTGTCGAACGACATCCAGTCGTGGAACACGCTCACCCCTGAGGAGCAGCAGCTCACGATGCGCGTGTTCACGGGGCTCACGCTTCTTGACACCATTCAGGGCACCGTCGGCGCTGTTTCCTTGATTCCGGATGCCGTCACGCCGCACGAAGAAGCGGTGTACACCAATATCGCGTTCATGGAGTCGGTGCACGCCAAGAGCTACTCGTCGATCTTCTCGACGCTGTGCTCGACGAAGGAAATCGACGAAGCGTTCCGGTGGTCGGTCGAGAACGAGAACCTTCAGAAGAAGGCCGCGATCGTCATGGACTACTACACCGGTGACGACCCCCTGAAGCGCAAGGTCGCCTCGACGCTGCTCGAGTCGTTCCTGTTCTACTGGGGGTTCTACCTGCCGATGTACTGGTCATCGCGTGCAAAGCTCACCAACACGGCAGACCTGATCCGCCTCATCATCCGTGACGAGGCAGTGCACGGTTACTACATCGGCTACAAGTTCCAGAAGGGTCTCGAGAAGGAGACCGAGGAGCGCCGCCAGGAGATCAAGGACTACACGTTCAACCTCCTGTTCGAGCTCTACGACAACGAGGTGCAGTACACGCAGGACCTCTACGACGGAGTCGGCCTGACCGAAGACGTCAAGAAGTTCCTGCACTACAACGCCAACAAGGCCCTCATGAACCTCGGCTACGAGCCGATGTTCCCGAAGACCGTCACCGACGTGAACCCGGCGATCCTCTCGGCGCTCTCACCGAACGCCGACGAGAACCACGACTTCTTCTCGGGGTCGGGCTCGTCGTACGTCATCGGCAAGGCAGTTGTCACCGAAGACGAGGACTGGGACTTCTAG
- the nrdE gene encoding class 1b ribonucleoside-diphosphate reductase subunit alpha, which produces MDYHSLNAMLNLYGPNGEIQFDKDREAAREFFLQHVNQNTVFFHSLRERLDYLVEKEYYEAAVIDAYSFDFVQSLNDLAYSKKFRFQTFLGAFKYYTSYTLKTFDGKRYLERFEDRVVMTALGLAQGDEKLAVALVEEIIAGRFQPATPTFLNSGKAQRGELVSCFLLRIEDNMESISRGINSSLQLSKRGGGVALLLSNIREAGAPIKQIENQSSGIIPVMKLLEDSFSYANQLGARQGAGAVYLQAHHPDIMRFLDTKRENADEKIRIKTLSLGVVVPDITFDLAKKGEDMYLFSPYDVEKVYGVPFADISITEKYYEMVDDARIKKTKIKARDFFQTLAEIQFESGYPYIMFEDTVNKANPIKGRINMSNLCSEILQVNTPTTYNADLSYDVIGKDISCNLGSMNIALSMDSPDFGKTVETAIRGLSSVSDQSHIESVRSIEDGNDKSHAIGLGQMNLHGYLARERIYYGSEEGIDFTNIYFYTVLYHALRASNRIAIERGIAFDGFADSTYASGEFFNKYTDQVWEPATARVADLFANSAVAIPTQADWAALKASVMEFGIYNQNLQAVPPTGSISYINNSTSSIHPIASKIEIRKEGKLGRVYYPAPFMTNDNLDYYQDAYEIGAEKIIDTYAAATQHVDQGLSLTLFFKDTATTRDINKAQIYAWRKGIKTIYYIRLRQLALEGTEVDGCVSCML; this is translated from the coding sequence ATGGATTACCACTCGCTCAACGCGATGCTCAACCTGTACGGCCCGAACGGCGAGATCCAGTTCGACAAGGACCGTGAGGCGGCGCGGGAGTTCTTCCTGCAGCACGTCAACCAGAACACCGTGTTCTTCCACTCGCTGCGCGAGCGCCTCGACTACCTCGTCGAGAAGGAGTACTACGAGGCTGCCGTCATCGACGCGTACTCGTTCGACTTCGTCCAGAGCCTCAACGACCTCGCGTACTCGAAGAAGTTCCGCTTCCAGACCTTCCTCGGTGCGTTCAAGTACTACACGTCGTACACGCTGAAGACGTTCGACGGCAAGCGGTACCTCGAGCGTTTCGAAGACCGTGTCGTCATGACGGCTCTCGGACTCGCTCAGGGCGACGAGAAGCTCGCCGTTGCGCTGGTCGAAGAGATCATCGCCGGCCGGTTCCAGCCCGCGACGCCCACCTTCCTCAACTCGGGCAAGGCCCAGCGCGGCGAACTCGTGTCCTGCTTCCTGCTTCGCATCGAAGACAACATGGAATCGATCTCCCGCGGCATCAACTCGTCGCTGCAGCTCTCCAAGCGTGGCGGCGGCGTTGCCCTCCTCCTCTCGAACATTCGTGAAGCCGGAGCGCCGATCAAGCAGATCGAGAACCAGTCGAGCGGAATCATCCCCGTGATGAAGCTCCTCGAAGACTCCTTCAGCTACGCCAACCAGCTCGGTGCCCGCCAGGGTGCGGGCGCCGTCTACCTGCAGGCGCACCACCCGGACATCATGCGGTTCCTCGACACCAAGCGTGAGAACGCCGACGAGAAGATCCGCATCAAGACGCTGTCCCTCGGTGTCGTTGTTCCCGACATCACCTTCGATCTCGCCAAGAAGGGCGAGGACATGTACCTGTTCTCGCCGTACGACGTCGAGAAGGTGTATGGAGTGCCGTTCGCCGACATCTCGATCACCGAGAAGTACTACGAGATGGTCGACGACGCGCGGATCAAGAAGACCAAGATCAAGGCGCGTGACTTCTTCCAGACCCTCGCCGAGATCCAGTTCGAGTCCGGTTACCCGTACATCATGTTTGAAGACACGGTGAACAAGGCGAACCCGATCAAGGGTCGCATCAACATGTCGAACCTGTGCTCGGAGATCCTCCAGGTCAACACACCGACCACGTACAACGCCGACCTGTCGTACGACGTGATCGGCAAAGACATCTCCTGCAACCTCGGTTCGATGAACATCGCACTGTCGATGGACTCGCCCGACTTCGGCAAGACCGTTGAGACCGCTATCCGCGGCCTCAGCTCCGTCTCGGACCAGAGCCACATCGAGTCGGTGCGTTCGATCGAAGACGGCAACGACAAGTCCCACGCGATCGGCCTCGGCCAGATGAACCTGCACGGGTACCTCGCTCGTGAGCGCATCTACTACGGCTCCGAAGAGGGCATCGACTTCACGAACATCTACTTCTACACGGTGCTCTACCACGCGCTGCGTGCATCCAACCGGATCGCGATCGAGCGTGGAATCGCATTCGACGGATTCGCTGACTCGACCTACGCCTCCGGTGAGTTCTTCAACAAGTACACCGACCAGGTGTGGGAGCCGGCAACGGCCCGCGTCGCCGACCTGTTTGCGAACTCGGCCGTAGCGATCCCGACGCAGGCCGACTGGGCCGCGCTGAAGGCATCCGTCATGGAATTCGGTATCTACAACCAGAACCTGCAGGCTGTCCCGCCGACCGGCTCGATCTCGTACATCAACAACTCAACGTCGTCGATCCACCCGATCGCGTCGAAGATCGAGATCCGCAAGGAAGGCAAGCTCGGCCGCGTCTACTACCCGGCGCCGTTCATGACGAACGACAACCTGGACTACTACCAGGATGCGTACGAGATCGGCGCGGAGAAGATCATCGACACCTACGCCGCTGCGACCCAGCACGTCGACCAGGGCCTGTCGCTCACGCTCTTCTTCAAGGACACCGCGACGACCCGCGACATCAACAAGGCGCAGATCTACGCATGGCGCAAGGGCATCAAGACGATCTACTACATCCGCCTGCGCCAGCTTGCGCTCGAGGGCACCGAGGTTGACGGCTGCGTCAGCTGCATGCTCTGA
- the nrdI gene encoding class Ib ribonucleoside-diphosphate reductase assembly flavoprotein NrdI, which produces MAKLVYFSSVSGNTQRFISKLGVPAKRIPLHAKDPHLAVSSPYILVTPTYGGGDGNGAVPKQVIRFLNDENNRGLLRGVIAAGNTNFGAAYGLAGDVISAKCKVPHLYRFEVFGTPDDVRVVHDGLESFWLEQ; this is translated from the coding sequence ATGGCCAAGCTGGTGTATTTCTCCAGCGTCTCCGGTAACACCCAGCGATTCATTTCGAAGCTCGGTGTCCCCGCCAAACGGATCCCGCTGCACGCGAAAGATCCGCACCTCGCCGTGAGCTCTCCGTACATTCTCGTCACCCCGACCTATGGCGGGGGCGACGGCAATGGAGCGGTGCCCAAGCAGGTGATCAGGTTTCTCAATGATGAGAACAACCGCGGCCTGCTTCGGGGGGTCATTGCGGCTGGCAATACCAACTTCGGTGCCGCCTACGGGCTTGCGGGGGATGTCATCTCCGCCAAGTGCAAGGTGCCGCACCTTTATCGATTTGAAGTATTCGGAACACCGGATGACGTGCGCGTCGTCCACGATGGATTGGAATCATTTTGGCTGGAACAGTAG
- the nrdH gene encoding glutaredoxin-like protein NrdH, with the protein MTITVYTKPSCVQCTATYRALDNKGIEYNILDLSEDENALEAVKALGYLQAPVVITDEDHWSGFRPDKINELASRLS; encoded by the coding sequence ATGACAATTACGGTCTACACAAAGCCTTCATGCGTGCAGTGCACTGCGACCTACCGCGCCCTCGACAACAAGGGCATCGAGTACAACATTCTCGACCTTTCTGAAGACGAGAATGCGCTCGAGGCTGTCAAGGCGCTCGGCTACCTTCAGGCGCCTGTCGTCATCACCGACGAAGACCACTGGTCCGGATTCCGCCCCGACAAGATCAACGAGCTGGCATCACGCCTGTCCTGA
- a CDS encoding MFS transporter gives MSAYSSLLKTTGVARIILAQLVARFPFGMLSLAFLLHVEQVTGSYAAAGIVLAASSVGQALAGPLTSRWMGTWGMRPVLVLTVIVCGVTVTAVALIEMSVPWYMALSFLAGLSTPPVQPAVRTIYPKMVNSKQLTPLFSLDASAQEIIWVLGPVITTFISTQAGTEWGILTAVGILAVGGTWFIASPEVGRVRIPRSKRKIGQVLKRPPVLLATVVGFLLIGACSALEVGVVAVFGHDGLEAGIVLGILSLGSLTGGLALGHIAIGPWALARRMFIVFAGIALSTLFDGIVALSIVLFVAGIGIAPALTVLFAMVSSSVKFSDTAEAYGWMGTGQLIGAALGSAVAGILIDSNGAIGAFWAATALAFLGFMVPLLGKRWHPDLRGRDASPIPDTEPILIQTS, from the coding sequence ATGAGCGCATATTCCAGCCTTTTGAAAACAACGGGCGTCGCTCGAATCATCCTCGCCCAGCTGGTCGCCCGATTCCCGTTCGGGATGCTGTCGCTCGCGTTCCTCCTGCACGTCGAGCAGGTCACCGGTTCGTACGCCGCCGCTGGCATCGTCCTCGCGGCGTCGAGCGTCGGCCAGGCCCTCGCCGGCCCGCTGACGAGCAGATGGATGGGCACATGGGGAATGCGCCCCGTCCTCGTGCTGACCGTCATCGTGTGCGGAGTGACAGTGACGGCGGTCGCGCTCATCGAGATGAGCGTCCCGTGGTACATGGCCCTCTCCTTCCTGGCCGGACTGTCAACGCCTCCCGTCCAGCCGGCGGTTCGCACCATCTACCCCAAGATGGTCAACTCCAAGCAGCTCACGCCGCTGTTTTCGCTCGACGCGAGCGCGCAGGAGATCATTTGGGTCCTCGGCCCGGTCATCACGACATTCATTTCGACCCAGGCCGGCACCGAGTGGGGCATCCTCACCGCCGTTGGCATCCTCGCGGTTGGCGGGACCTGGTTCATCGCCTCCCCGGAAGTCGGGCGAGTTCGAATCCCCCGCAGCAAGCGAAAGATCGGCCAGGTCCTCAAACGGCCTCCCGTCCTCCTGGCGACCGTGGTCGGATTCCTCCTCATCGGCGCCTGCTCCGCGCTCGAAGTCGGCGTCGTCGCCGTGTTCGGACACGACGGCCTTGAAGCCGGAATCGTGCTCGGCATCCTTTCCCTCGGCAGCCTCACCGGCGGGCTGGCGCTGGGGCACATCGCCATTGGGCCATGGGCTCTCGCGCGGCGGATGTTCATCGTCTTCGCCGGCATCGCCCTGTCCACGCTGTTCGACGGCATCGTCGCACTGTCGATCGTGCTGTTCGTGGCTGGCATCGGCATCGCCCCTGCGCTCACCGTGCTCTTCGCCATGGTGTCGTCAAGCGTCAAGTTCAGCGACACCGCCGAAGCATACGGCTGGATGGGAACAGGGCAGCTCATCGGAGCGGCACTCGGCTCCGCCGTCGCCGGCATTCTCATCGACTCAAACGGAGCGATCGGTGCCTTCTGGGCTGCGACCGCCCTCGCGTTCCTCGGCTTCATGGTGCCGCTTCTCGGCAAACGCTGGCACCCCGACCTCCGCGGCCGGGATGCGAGCCCGATCCCGGATACCGAGCCCATCCTGATCCAGACCTCCTGA
- a CDS encoding NADPH-dependent FMN reductase codes for MSRPPIRLMVVIGSVRPGRLGLAVALWVHESVAKFGGFDVDFVDLAELDLPFMNEPKHPKHREYRHKHTIAWGERVDAADAFLFVAPEYNHSYSPALKNALDYLHHEWQGKPVGLVSYGDLAGGTRGVTALRPVLSALAMVGTESNVEIPYVARQIDDGFFEPTDRQADKLTLMLDELGRLSPALRSVRGATLLTA; via the coding sequence GTGAGCCGACCCCCGATCAGGCTCATGGTTGTCATCGGAAGCGTGCGGCCCGGCCGCTTAGGGCTGGCCGTTGCGCTCTGGGTCCATGAGTCCGTGGCGAAGTTCGGCGGCTTTGACGTCGACTTTGTCGACCTCGCCGAACTCGATCTTCCCTTCATGAACGAGCCGAAGCACCCGAAGCACCGGGAGTACCGCCACAAGCACACGATCGCGTGGGGAGAGCGCGTCGATGCTGCGGACGCATTCCTCTTCGTGGCCCCCGAGTACAACCACAGTTACTCGCCGGCGCTCAAGAACGCACTCGATTATCTGCACCACGAGTGGCAGGGCAAGCCGGTCGGGCTGGTCAGCTACGGCGACCTGGCCGGAGGCACGCGCGGTGTGACAGCGCTTCGACCTGTGCTTTCCGCGCTCGCCATGGTCGGTACCGAGTCGAATGTCGAGATCCCCTACGTTGCCCGGCAGATCGACGACGGGTTCTTTGAGCCGACGGACAGGCAGGCCGACAAACTCACGCTCATGCTCGACGAGCTGGGTCGGCTTTCACCGGCACTCCGCAGCGTGAGAGGTGCAACCCTCCTCACCGCCTGA